The Alphaproteobacteria bacterium genome has a window encoding:
- the infA gene encoding translation initiation factor IF-1: protein MAKEDLIEIKGKVIEKLPNTMFKVELENGHVITAHTAGKMRKFRIWVLVGDVVNVEMTPYDLSKGRITFRYKDEQGTIKEEL from the coding sequence ATGGCTAAAGAAGATCTAATCGAAATAAAAGGTAAAGTAATAGAAAAACTACCTAACACTATGTTCAAAGTAGAACTAGAAAATGGACACGTTATCACAGCTCACACAGCTGGAAAAATGAGAAAGTTCAGAATCTGGGTCCTTGTTGGTGACGTTGTAAACGTAGAAATGACACCTTACGACTTAAGTAAAGGAAGAATTACTTTCCGTTATAAAGACGAGCAAGGTACAATTAAAGAAGAACTATAG
- a CDS encoding LysM peptidoglycan-binding domain-containing protein encodes MTYLNYFQFDDDPFLNTGEPKYKFRIKKQWKVFKKILDICYVDHKVSFVYGKEGVGKTFVANELKKILEKSKSVTMYNSKSSKNLEETIKNSLKKSNSIGKKLVFIIDEYEDLLKTEKDFLEKNISDKFLKKNNLNIVIFSKEPIGYIWERDKLTKTRFKISSMGMFEGYSYTNYMIEKSKSLNSWRKRFPKWFVLLISAMSNGRVKFVNRLASEAIKNAYKKKRHRASVRGLLGYFSEDTRILRTNLSERFKQLFIIITSFFLLIEMHSIMKDKLYKQKVFNITQEIDSEFNLEEEINQEIEKIEKIEKKKTAKKSPVKKIIKKEVVKRTATRKQISETNGDVYVLVQSGDSFGKIAKEMKLSSNKLKELNGQISNVGNISIGQKIYIKRNSTIDKIKKEEE; translated from the coding sequence ATGACTTATTTGAACTATTTTCAGTTTGATGATGATCCGTTTTTAAATACTGGAGAGCCTAAGTATAAATTTAGAATTAAAAAACAATGGAAAGTTTTTAAAAAAATCTTAGACATATGTTATGTGGATCATAAAGTATCTTTTGTTTATGGTAAAGAAGGTGTTGGTAAAACCTTTGTCGCGAATGAACTGAAAAAGATCTTAGAAAAGTCTAAAAGTGTTACTATGTATAATTCTAAATCCTCTAAAAACTTAGAGGAAACAATCAAAAATTCTCTTAAAAAATCAAACTCTATAGGTAAGAAATTAGTTTTTATAATAGATGAATACGAAGATCTTTTAAAGACTGAGAAAGACTTTTTAGAAAAAAATATTTCGGATAAATTTTTAAAGAAAAATAATTTGAACATTGTTATTTTTTCTAAAGAACCTATTGGATATATTTGGGAAAGAGATAAGCTTACAAAAACTAGGTTTAAAATATCTTCAATGGGAATGTTTGAAGGTTACTCTTATACAAATTATATGATTGAAAAAAGTAAATCTTTAAATAGCTGGAGAAAGAGATTTCCAAAATGGTTTGTTTTATTAATTTCTGCAATGTCTAACGGAAGAGTTAAGTTTGTTAATAGGCTTGCATCTGAGGCTATTAAAAATGCATATAAAAAGAAGAGACATAGAGCTTCTGTTCGAGGACTACTAGGATATTTCTCTGAGGATACTAGAATTTTAAGAACAAATCTTTCCGAGAGATTTAAGCAACTATTTATTATAATAACATCATTCTTTTTACTTATAGAAATGCATTCTATTATGAAGGATAAACTTTATAAACAAAAAGTTTTTAATATAACCCAAGAAATAGATAGTGAGTTTAACCTTGAAGAAGAAATAAATCAAGAGATTGAAAAGATTGAAAAAATCGAAAAGAAAAAAACTGCTAAAAAATCCCCTGTTAAAAAGATTATTAAGAAAGAGGTTGTTAAAAGGACTGCTACTAGAAAACAAATCTCTGAAACTAATGGAGATGTATATGTTTTAGTTCAATCCGGCGATAGCTTTGGTAAAATAGCTAAAGAAATGAAATTGTCTTCGAATAAATTAAAAGAACTTAATGGTCAAATTTCAAATGTTGGAAACATAAGCATAGGTCAAAAAATTTATATAAAGAGAAATTCAACAATAGATAAAATCAAAAAAGAAGAAGAGTAA
- a CDS encoding RluA family pseudouridine synthase, whose amino-acid sequence MSDRKEVEVLEESNGQRLDKFLAEKLEISRGKVQNLIKENLVEIKSSNEKITNKLSVKTGDIICIEIPKEEELTLKPEDIPVDVVYEDEDVIVVNKPQGMVVHIGAGNTSGTLVNALLHHTKGKLASDGGNTRPGIVHRIDKDTSGLLVVAKTNEAYLSLTKQFSDHSIDREYKSLVWGIPNPIEGRVETNINRDRIKRQQMTVCGKDVGKKAITNYETMGVFQNQDLPPISLMKFKLETGRTHQIRVHMQFKKNPLIGDPVYKGKKSNIITVKNKEVQDYLKALDGQMLHAYKLEFTHPTTGKRMKFKAPTPDHMQDLIDFLDEFSL is encoded by the coding sequence TTGTCAGATAGAAAAGAAGTAGAAGTATTAGAAGAAAGCAATGGTCAAAGATTAGATAAATTCCTAGCTGAAAAATTAGAAATTTCTAGAGGTAAAGTTCAAAATCTAATAAAAGAAAATTTAGTAGAAATAAAATCATCTAATGAAAAAATAACAAATAAATTGTCAGTGAAAACTGGTGATATTATTTGTATTGAAATCCCAAAGGAAGAAGAATTAACTCTTAAGCCAGAGGATATCCCTGTTGATGTAGTTTATGAAGATGAAGATGTTATAGTTGTAAATAAACCTCAAGGAATGGTGGTTCATATTGGAGCTGGCAATACGTCCGGAACATTAGTTAATGCTTTATTGCACCACACAAAAGGAAAGCTAGCTAGTGATGGAGGAAATACTCGTCCAGGAATAGTTCACAGAATAGATAAAGACACCTCAGGTCTTCTGGTTGTTGCTAAAACAAATGAAGCGTATTTATCTCTTACTAAACAATTCTCAGATCATTCCATAGATAGAGAATATAAATCTCTTGTTTGGGGTATCCCAAATCCTATTGAAGGTAGAGTGGAAACAAATATAAACAGAGATAGAATTAAAAGACAGCAAATGACTGTTTGTGGAAAAGATGTTGGTAAAAAAGCTATCACTAATTATGAAACAATGGGAGTTTTCCAAAATCAAGATTTACCTCCAATTTCTCTAATGAAATTCAAACTGGAAACAGGTAGAACACACCAAATCAGAGTTCATATGCAATTCAAGAAAAATCCATTAATTGGAGACCCTGTTTATAAAGGTAAAAAGAGTAATATAATAACTGTTAAAAATAAAGAAGTTCAGGATTACCTAAAAGCTTTAGATGGTCAAATGCTTCATGCTTATAAATTAGAATTTACTCATCCAACTACTGGAAAAAGAATGAAGTTTAAGGCTCCAACGCCAGATCATATGCAGGATTTAATAGATTTCTTAGATGAATTCTCACTATAA
- a CDS encoding FxLYD domain-containing protein: MIIHCPKCGTDFDLPKKLINKDEKSTTLSCSICNHEWEEETSVLLSKDEEPVKDIVEEKAEIKNSSEEKIIIEDDEVEVEMDSAPLHKEVVSEKDIHKDKKTIFGMLLLLLTAFQEFLSNIFKALLKPRSLLFIILISASLVLLISIGEKAPTFDNSNNEIVEADTTKDVSMAKKHLNIKLIPPINLVTKGNRKFLLIKGSVENTSDFRIKFPPIKLETFDDNNQVVDFISKNMGDKIIQPKENKRFSIMLELSGKDYSYVEVNFVR, encoded by the coding sequence ATGATTATACATTGTCCAAAATGCGGAACAGATTTCGATTTACCAAAAAAATTAATAAATAAGGATGAAAAATCCACTACTCTTTCATGCTCTATTTGTAATCATGAATGGGAAGAAGAAACATCTGTGCTTCTATCAAAAGATGAAGAACCTGTAAAAGATATTGTTGAAGAAAAAGCAGAAATAAAAAATTCTTCAGAAGAAAAGATTATTATAGAAGATGATGAAGTCGAAGTGGAGATGGATTCAGCTCCGTTACATAAAGAAGTTGTTTCAGAAAAAGATATTCATAAAGATAAAAAAACAATTTTCGGAATGCTACTTTTATTACTAACTGCATTCCAAGAGTTCTTATCAAATATCTTCAAAGCATTACTTAAGCCAAGAAGCCTATTATTTATAATTCTTATATCAGCTTCTCTAGTTCTTTTAATCTCTATAGGAGAAAAAGCACCAACATTTGATAATAGCAATAATGAAATAGTAGAAGCAGATACAACAAAAGATGTTAGCATGGCTAAAAAACATCTTAACATAAAATTAATTCCACCTATTAACCTTGTTACTAAAGGAAATAGAAAGTTCCTTCTTATCAAGGGATCAGTTGAAAACACATCTGATTTTAGAATTAAATTCCCTCCAATCAAATTGGAAACATTTGATGATAATAATCAAGTTGTAGATTTCATATCTAAAAATATGGGTGATAAAATCATTCAACCAAAAGAAAATAAAAGATTCTCAATAATGTTAGAACTTTCAGGAAAAGATTATTCGTATGTAGAGGTGAATTTTGTCAGATAG
- the ftsE gene encoding cell division ATP-binding protein FtsE, which produces MENNVGKKQNIINLRNVGMRYGNNPEVLSDVDLNIDKGDFYFLKGPSGSGKTSLLKLIYLDHKAVRGEVKILGHNVDSLSRNSLANIRKRIGVVFQDYMLLNHLTVFDNVALPLRILGKSESYIQKHVTEMLNWIDMGQHMQTTPNALSGGQQQRVAIARAVIHNPDILIADEPTGSVDDAIALKLLYLFIELNKRGTTVILSTHNKQLMEKFGYPVIELKNGGLKQHV; this is translated from the coding sequence ATGGAAAATAATGTAGGTAAAAAACAAAATATAATAAATCTTCGAAATGTAGGTATGAGATACGGCAATAATCCTGAGGTTTTGTCGGATGTTGACCTTAATATAGACAAGGGAGATTTCTATTTCTTAAAAGGTCCTTCTGGTTCTGGAAAGACATCTTTATTGAAACTAATATATCTTGATCACAAAGCTGTTAGAGGTGAAGTTAAAATTCTTGGACACAATGTTGACTCTCTTAGCAGAAATAGTTTAGCCAATATTAGGAAAAGAATTGGCGTAGTTTTCCAAGATTATATGTTATTAAATCACTTAACTGTTTTTGATAATGTAGCCCTTCCTTTAAGAATTTTGGGTAAATCAGAATCTTATATTCAAAAGCATGTTACTGAGATGTTAAATTGGATTGATATGGGGCAACATATGCAGACTACTCCTAATGCATTATCTGGAGGACAACAACAAAGAGTTGCCATCGCTAGAGCTGTTATTCATAATCCTGATATACTTATAGCCGACGAACCTACTGGTAGTGTTGATGATGCTATAGCTTTAAAACTTTTATATTTATTCATTGAATTGAACAAGAGAGGTACTACTGTTATTTTATCTACTCACAACAAACAACTTATGGAAAAATTTGGATATCCTGTAATTGAACTTAAAAATGGAGGGTTAAAACAACATGTATAA
- a CDS encoding YdcF family protein, protein MRHHKRHKSSFIKDMFKLFMVMMFFYLAGFSYFVKSMPFSRDELRPSNDYDAIIVFTGEGERIAEGLKLYYNNVSKNLFISGVFKDLPIKYFFKMKNDEADFDKLDTIGIDYDNFAKNTIDNIVSTKLYTSTEGFNKIILITSFYHMPRVKFLMSRFASDIEVVYHPVFPRNISRSILDKEFLEISLLEYNKILTYIIWEILGIENENLKD, encoded by the coding sequence ATGAGACATCATAAAAGACATAAATCTAGCTTTATAAAGGATATGTTCAAACTTTTTATGGTTATGATGTTCTTTTATCTTGCTGGCTTTTCTTATTTTGTTAAATCTATGCCCTTCTCTAGAGATGAATTAAGACCTAGCAATGATTACGATGCTATAATTGTTTTTACGGGAGAAGGTGAAAGAATTGCAGAGGGACTTAAGCTTTATTATAATAATGTTTCTAAAAATTTATTTATAAGTGGTGTATTTAAAGATTTACCTATTAAATATTTCTTTAAAATGAAAAATGATGAGGCTGACTTTGATAAGCTTGATACTATTGGCATAGACTATGATAATTTTGCAAAGAATACTATTGATAATATAGTTTCTACTAAGCTTTATACTAGCACAGAAGGATTTAATAAAATTATCCTTATAACATCATTCTATCACATGCCAAGAGTTAAGTTTTTAATGAGTAGATTTGCATCAGATATTGAAGTTGTATATCATCCTGTATTCCCTAGAAATATATCTAGAAGCATTCTTGATAAAGAATTTTTAGAGATTTCATTGCTTGAATATAACAAAATCTTAACATATATAATATGGGAAATTCTTGGCATAGAAAATGAAAACTTGAAAGACTAA
- a CDS encoding 1-acyl-sn-glycerol-3-phosphate acyltransferase, with protein sequence MNFLRSIFFNVYFFIITTLFCSLGLAFIWMPTSFILKIAYTWSWMTQLGLRLFLNIKININDEAGLDNMRDGSYIVASKHQSALETIIFYTIFRNPIFVLKKELTYIPIFGILAWKIHISVDRGNRKAMSGILKQLPRAIKRKRKIIIFPEGTRNKVGMKKDKIKYKSGVYYIAKNNPDLKILPVNINTGEVWGKKAFVKKSGAVNINIYKPFKASDMKNKKLFLEELKNAVEK encoded by the coding sequence ATGAACTTCTTAAGATCTATATTTTTTAATGTATACTTTTTTATAATAACTACCCTATTCTGCTCTTTGGGATTGGCTTTTATTTGGATGCCTACATCTTTTATTCTTAAAATTGCATATACTTGGAGTTGGATGACTCAGCTAGGTCTTAGATTATTCCTTAATATAAAGATTAATATAAATGATGAGGCCGGACTAGATAATATGAGAGACGGAAGCTATATAGTTGCGTCTAAACATCAATCTGCTTTAGAAACTATTATATTCTATACTATTTTTAGAAATCCCATATTTGTTTTAAAGAAAGAGTTAACTTATATTCCTATCTTTGGTATTCTTGCTTGGAAAATACATATTTCTGTTGATAGAGGAAATAGAAAGGCTATGAGCGGGATATTAAAACAACTTCCTAGAGCTATTAAAAGAAAAAGAAAGATTATTATATTTCCTGAAGGCACTAGAAATAAAGTTGGTATGAAAAAAGATAAAATAAAATATAAATCTGGCGTTTATTATATTGCTAAAAACAATCCTGACTTAAAAATACTTCCTGTTAACATTAATACTGGTGAGGTATGGGGTAAAAAAGCATTTGTTAAGAAGTCTGGAGCGGTTAATATAAACATATACAAACCTTTTAAAGCTTCTGATATGAAAAATAAAAAGCTCTTTCTAGAAGAGCTTAAAAATGCTGTTGAAAAATAA
- the rsmA gene encoding 16S rRNA (adenine(1518)-N(6)/adenine(1519)-N(6))-dimethyltransferase RsmA, with translation MEKHYYDNLPSVADMLKKHGIEPKKSLGQNFLLDLNITDRFAKSARGLKDAVVVEIGGGPGGITRSLLNNGAKKVIVIDFDKDIIPLQKELQKAYPNRLEIIEGDAMKIDYEVLKKEHCPNDEKFLIASNLPFNISVHLLVKWLELIHKDKLIDGMTLIFQKEVADRIKASIKTKQYGRISILSQLLCNVQKQFNIGAGSFTPAPKVDTIVLQFIPFKESKNFNFKSVEEIVKQAFNQRRKTIKSSLKKIHENSIEVIENWQKKGVKISARAEELTPENFMHLSTSLDKS, from the coding sequence ATGGAAAAACACTATTATGATAATCTGCCATCAGTAGCAGATATGCTTAAAAAGCACGGCATAGAACCTAAAAAATCTTTAGGTCAAAACTTCTTGCTTGATTTAAATATCACCGACAGATTTGCAAAATCAGCAAGAGGATTAAAAGATGCCGTAGTTGTTGAAATAGGTGGTGGGCCAGGAGGAATAACTCGTTCATTATTAAATAACGGTGCAAAAAAAGTAATAGTAATAGATTTTGATAAAGATATAATTCCTCTTCAAAAAGAACTTCAAAAAGCATACCCTAATAGATTAGAAATAATAGAAGGAGATGCTATGAAAATAGATTATGAAGTTTTAAAAAAAGAACATTGCCCAAATGATGAAAAATTTTTAATAGCATCTAATCTACCATTCAATATCTCTGTTCATCTTCTAGTAAAGTGGTTGGAACTTATTCATAAAGATAAATTAATTGATGGAATGACACTTATATTCCAAAAGGAAGTTGCCGATAGAATAAAAGCATCAATTAAAACAAAACAATATGGTCGTATATCAATACTATCTCAATTACTTTGTAATGTTCAAAAGCAATTTAATATAGGAGCGGGATCATTTACACCTGCACCAAAAGTAGATACAATAGTTCTTCAATTTATTCCATTTAAAGAATCTAAAAACTTCAATTTTAAATCAGTAGAAGAAATTGTAAAACAAGCATTCAACCAAAGAAGAAAAACTATTAAATCTTCTCTAAAGAAAATTCATGAAAATTCAATTGAAGTCATAGAAAATTGGCAAAAAAAAGGAGTTAAAATTTCCGCAAGAGCAGAAGAATTAACCCCAGAAAATTTTATGCATCTTTCAACATCTCTTGATAAGAGTTAG
- the pnp gene encoding polyribonucleotide nucleotidyltransferase has product MFTKKSKMFNEIRKEIPFGDQTLVLETGKIARQAHGAVMATLGETMVLATVVGKKEAVEGQDFFPLTVHYQEKFSASGKIPGSFNRREGMPSTHETLVSRLIDRPIRPLFPEGYKNEVQIICTTYNYDKENQADIVAMIAASAALSISGIPFMGPIGGSRVALIDGEFKLNPTNTEMSSSDLDLVVAGTKEGVLMVESEAQNLDEKTMLSAVKFGHEGFQSVIQGINELAEEVNNERWEVADNSECATKAFKEVEKKCRKGLEKAFSIKTKAERYAAVDAVRDELKESFEADFQKEMAKVSVAEFEAKMKEKRQRWSCLSNAFHELEANVVRQSILKTGKRIDGRKTTEIRPIECEVGVLSKNHGSALFTRGETQALVSTTLGVKDDEQLIDSLDGVSFDRFMLHYNFPPFSVGECGRLGRAGRREIGHGKLAFRANNPMMPSHEEFPYTIRVLSDVTESNGSSSMATTCGASLAMMDAGVPVKDAVSGIAMGLIKEGKEFAVLSDIMGDEDHLGDMDFKVAGTKKGITSLQMDLKITSITFDIMEQALEQAKDGRIHILKQMAKAIKAPRKELSAEAPQIATIEIDASKIKDVIGSGGKVIKEITAETDTKIEIKEEGKTGTVVIAGSSENIEKAKAIIEGIVKEPEFGEVYDGEVVDMKPFGAFVNLMPGKDGFLHISEISDERTENIEDAIKVGQVVKVVVLGMDRGKVKVSMKRVGQKLNKKDFENQDNGRDRRNGNGRKR; this is encoded by the coding sequence ATGTTTACTAAAAAATCAAAAATGTTCAACGAAATCAGAAAGGAAATTCCTTTCGGAGATCAAACACTAGTTTTAGAAACTGGTAAAATTGCAAGACAAGCTCATGGTGCTGTAATGGCAACTTTGGGTGAAACAATGGTTCTAGCAACTGTTGTAGGTAAAAAAGAAGCTGTAGAAGGTCAAGATTTCTTCCCACTTACAGTTCACTACCAAGAAAAATTCTCAGCATCTGGTAAAATCCCAGGTTCTTTCAATAGAAGAGAAGGTATGCCATCAACTCACGAAACTCTAGTTTCAAGATTGATCGATAGACCAATTAGACCTCTATTCCCAGAAGGTTATAAAAATGAAGTACAAATTATTTGTACAACTTATAACTACGATAAAGAAAATCAAGCAGATATCGTTGCTATGATTGCAGCTTCAGCAGCTTTATCAATTTCAGGTATTCCATTCATGGGACCAATCGGTGGATCAAGAGTTGCCTTAATTGATGGTGAATTCAAATTAAATCCAACTAATACAGAAATGTCTTCTTCAGATTTAGACCTAGTTGTTGCTGGTACTAAAGAAGGTGTTCTAATGGTTGAATCTGAAGCTCAAAACTTAGATGAAAAAACTATGTTATCAGCTGTTAAATTCGGTCACGAAGGTTTCCAATCAGTTATCCAAGGAATTAACGAATTAGCTGAAGAAGTTAACAACGAAAGATGGGAAGTTGCAGATAATTCAGAATGCGCTACTAAAGCTTTCAAAGAAGTTGAAAAGAAATGTAGAAAAGGTCTTGAAAAAGCATTCTCTATCAAAACTAAAGCAGAAAGATATGCTGCTGTTGACGCTGTTAGAGATGAATTAAAAGAATCTTTTGAAGCTGATTTTCAAAAAGAAATGGCTAAAGTTTCAGTAGCTGAATTCGAAGCTAAAATGAAAGAAAAAAGACAAAGATGGTCTTGCCTATCAAATGCTTTCCATGAACTAGAAGCAAATGTTGTTAGACAATCTATTTTAAAAACAGGTAAAAGAATCGACGGAAGAAAAACAACTGAAATCAGACCTATCGAATGTGAAGTTGGCGTTTTATCTAAAAACCACGGTTCAGCATTATTCACAAGAGGTGAAACTCAAGCATTAGTTTCAACTACTCTAGGTGTTAAAGATGACGAACAATTAATCGATAGCCTAGATGGAGTTTCTTTTGATAGATTTATGCTTCACTATAACTTCCCTCCATTCTCAGTAGGTGAATGTGGAAGGCTTGGTAGAGCCGGTAGAAGAGAAATTGGTCACGGTAAATTAGCGTTTAGAGCTAACAACCCAATGATGCCATCTCATGAAGAATTCCCTTATACAATAAGAGTTCTTTCAGATGTAACAGAATCTAATGGTTCTTCATCTATGGCAACTACTTGTGGTGCAAGTTTAGCTATGATGGACGCTGGTGTTCCAGTTAAAGATGCAGTATCTGGTATTGCAATGGGTCTAATCAAAGAAGGTAAAGAATTCGCAGTTCTTTCAGATATTATGGGTGACGAAGATCACCTGGGAGATATGGACTTTAAAGTAGCTGGTACTAAAAAAGGTATTACATCTCTTCAAATGGACTTGAAAATTACATCAATTACATTTGATATTATGGAACAAGCTTTAGAACAAGCAAAAGATGGAAGAATTCATATCTTAAAACAAATGGCTAAAGCTATCAAAGCCCCAAGAAAAGAACTTTCTGCTGAAGCTCCTCAAATAGCTACAATCGAAATCGACGCATCTAAGATTAAAGACGTAATCGGTTCTGGTGGTAAAGTAATTAAAGAAATTACAGCAGAAACAGATACTAAAATTGAAATAAAAGAAGAAGGTAAAACTGGTACAGTAGTTATAGCTGGTTCTTCAGAAAATATTGAAAAAGCAAAAGCTATAATAGAAGGTATCGTTAAAGAACCTGAATTTGGTGAAGTTTATGACGGTGAAGTTGTAGATATGAAACCTTTCGGTGCATTTGTTAACCTAATGCCAGGTAAAGATGGTTTCTTACATATTTCTGAAATTTCAGACGAAAGAACTGAAAACATCGAAGACGCAATTAAAGTTGGTCAAGTTGTTAAAGTTGTAGTTCTTGGAATGGATAGAGGTAAAGTTAAAGTATCTATGAAAAGAGTAGGTCAAAAACTTAACAAAAAAGACTTCGAAAACCAAGATAATGGTAGAGACAGAAGAAACGGAAATGGTAGAAAAAGATAA
- the radC gene encoding DNA repair protein RadC: protein MEKVSENKPHYVGHRQRLKEKLLAVGKEGLSDYELMELLLMLAIPRIDVKPLAKELLAKFGSYSNVIYADAADLIKVKGIKENTIAVFKTVEASIVKTLESDMKEKNIINNWDKLINYCMSNVSNNNIEEFRVLYLNTKFHLIRDEMQQKGTINYAAVYPREIVKKALELNAHSIIMIHNHPSGDPTPSMADVDITQKIKKALSPLGIVMHDHVIFARGGDNYSFKDNGIL from the coding sequence ATGGAAAAGGTTAGTGAAAATAAGCCTCATTATGTTGGGCATAGACAAAGACTAAAAGAGAAACTTCTTGCTGTGGGTAAAGAAGGATTGTCTGATTATGAATTAATGGAATTACTCCTTATGCTTGCAATTCCTAGAATAGATGTTAAACCTTTAGCCAAAGAATTATTAGCAAAATTTGGATCTTATTCAAATGTTATTTATGCAGATGCTGCAGACCTTATTAAGGTAAAAGGAATTAAGGAAAATACTATAGCTGTTTTTAAAACGGTTGAAGCATCTATTGTTAAAACACTTGAAAGTGATATGAAAGAAAAGAATATTATTAATAATTGGGATAAGTTGATAAATTATTGTATGTCTAATGTTTCCAACAATAATATTGAGGAATTTAGGGTTCTTTATTTGAATACCAAGTTTCATTTGATAAGGGATGAGATGCAACAGAAAGGGACTATAAATTATGCAGCAGTTTACCCTCGTGAGATTGTTAAAAAGGCACTGGAATTAAATGCTCATAGTATTATTATGATACATAATCATCCATCTGGAGATCCTACTCCATCTATGGCTGATGTGGATATTACACAAAAAATTAAAAAAGCCTTATCTCCTCTTGGCATTGTTATGCATGACCATGTCATTTTTGCTAGAGGTGGGGATAATTATAGTTTTAAGGATAATGGAATTTTATAA
- a CDS encoding NUDIX domain-containing protein, producing the protein MGVDVNYHIIEEGISNVRALVFSRNKGKVFLIKRTKKDRPVYWTYPGGHVEDGETVQETLEREILEELGIRICKVEPFMNYEFEDGSKQLFYTCKEAEEFERVEPTGPEFTTPREDNKFEVHEVDLEEIKNLNVLPEEITEMFCFKYDLD; encoded by the coding sequence ATGGGAGTTGATGTAAATTATCACATAATAGAAGAAGGAATTTCTAATGTTAGGGCATTGGTTTTTTCTAGAAATAAAGGAAAAGTTTTTCTGATAAAAAGAACTAAAAAAGATAGACCTGTTTATTGGACATATCCAGGAGGACATGTAGAAGATGGGGAAACAGTTCAGGAAACTTTGGAAAGAGAGATTTTAGAAGAACTTGGAATTAGAATTTGCAAAGTTGAACCATTTATGAACTATGAATTTGAGGATGGTTCTAAGCAGTTATTTTATACCTGTAAAGAAGCGGAAGAATTTGAAAGAGTAGAACCTACTGGACCTGAATTTACAACCCCAAGAGAGGATAATAAATTTGAAGTTCATGAAGTAGATTTAGAAGAAATAAAAAACTTAAATGTTCTTCCTGAAGAAATTACTGAAATGTTTTGTTTCAAATATGATTTAGATTAA